A stretch of Ipomoea triloba cultivar NCNSP0323 chromosome 13, ASM357664v1 DNA encodes these proteins:
- the LOC116002794 gene encoding uncharacterized protein LOC116002794 gives MGHGHQPRRLCHHNIHHRTTTAAATFLPTLCRVSINDVKLTQHKSSPAAATAVSFSDDPSSPRVSCIGQVKRTNKVLGFPGPTPHHNAAAAQSFKNPNLKRLFAGKSLTPTTVTAAGCRRASRNCTRRSSRKVNNNKDSHDENSGGGGVDINELDPPLPVVKKAPQPGAGGEGSLWKRRSGGGGLKTLQIQLDKSSNQLIIPPSTV, from the coding sequence ATGGGCCACGGCCACCAACCTCGCCGCCTCTGCCACCACAACATCCACCACAGAACCACCACCGCCGCCGCTACCTTCTTGCCAACTCTCTGTCGAGTTTCCATCAACGACGTGAAGCTAACACAACACAAAAGCAGCcccgccgccgccaccgccgTTTCATTTTCCGACGACCCTTCCTCCCCCAGAGTCAGCTGCATAGGCCAAGTGAAGAGAACCAACAAAGTCCTCGGCTTCCCCGGGCCCACTCCCCATCACAACGCCGCCGCCGCCCAGTCCTTTAAGAACCCGAATCTGAAGAGGCTGTTTGCCGGCAAGAGCTTAACCCCGACCACCGTCACCGCCGCCGGATGCCGCCGCGCGAGCAGGAATTGCACGAGAAGATCGTCGAGAAAAGTTAATAACAACAAAGACTCTCACGATGAGAATAGTGGCGGCGGGGGAGTGGATATCAATGAGCTTGATCCGCCTTTGCCGGTGGTTAAAAAGGCGCCGCAACCGGGCGCCGGCGGCGAAGGCAGTCTGTGGAAGAGAAGATCCGGCGGGGGAGGTTTGAAAACTTTGCAGATTCAGTTGGACAAAAGTAGTAATCAACTCATCATTCCCCCAAGCACTGTATAA